CCGATGCGCTGGGCAGCGTTGCATATTCCGACGACGGCGTAGCGTGGCGTCCGGTTGCTGTGGACGATGCGCTCGTGTGCGTCACGGCCAACCCTGCATCACGCCCGACGGCGTTCATGGCAGCGACGGAACGGCGCGTGCTGGCTTGGGATGCCGACGCGCGCGCCCTGCTGCCCCTGCCCGGCCAACCGTCGCTCGACGATGACGACACAATCACCGCTCTGGCACTCACCCACGACGGCGTGTGTTTGATCGGCACGCGGTTCGGGCAGTGCAAGGTAGGCGGCGCCGGCCTGCCTTGGCACACCTTGGCGTTGCCCGGCGCAGGCGCCGTAGCTGCGCTGCATCTCACGCCGGCGGGCAGCCTGTTCGTGCTGCGCATCGCCGCTGCGGGCGCCGGCGATGCGCCGAGCTTCAGTGCTGAAGTGTGGCGCCTGCCCGTCCTTGTGCTGCCCTATCAAGATGAATCGGCCTGGCACATGCTGATGGCGCTGGATGGCTTGCGCGCGCCGCTGGCCTGTCTGTTGGTCGCAGGCAACCGGGTGGTGCTGGCAGCGCAGAACGCCATCGCACAGGCATATATCGTCCAGGGATATTCGACCGAGGTATACCGCGTCAACGTCGAGCCCGGCATCGCGTTCACCGCTGTTGCAACGCACGGCGAAGCAACCTTCCTGGCCAGCAATCGTGGCGTCATCTACCTAAGCGCAACCGGCGCGCATTGGCCGGTGGGAAGCGCACTGGTGGATGTGCCGGTGGTCGGATTGTTCGCGGAGCGCGCCGCGCTGTGGACCGTCACGCTCGGCGGCGAGGTGTGGCGCTATCCGGTCGAGGCGATGTCCGAATGAAAGGCGCAGGTTACACTCTGCCCAGCAGCTCAAAGTCGCGGGCAAACCAAAATAAAGTCTGCCCTCGGGGACCGGGTCATCCATCGCCGAAGGGCGACTGTGCTTCGCGTAGCGCGCGATTGCCAATCGCTGTGTAAAAAGTGTTGTGAAAGAGACTCACATCGAATCTATCCGGGCGCACGAAGTCATCGTCCCCAGCAAAGCCGGCGCGGTGGACAGCCCATCGCTGGGGCGCTTCGCCGATGCATGGGACGAGAAGCCGATCGTCCTGCTGGAATTTCGCCTGAGCGACGGCATCGTTGCGCTGGGCGAGGTCGGGCGTGGGCCGACGATCGTGGAGATCGCGCCCTGGTTGGAGCAACTCATCGGCCTTCGCCTGCGGGGGCTGGACTTGGGCGTGCTGCCGGCGACGTTTCGCTACGGCCGGCGCTGGGGATTGTTGACCAGCCATCCGCCGGCGCTCTACGACTCGCCCTCGCCGGTAACCTACGCCTTCGAGATGGTGCTCTACGACTGGATGGGCAAGCGCAACGGCTGCCGCATGGTTGACTTGCTCGGCGGGCCGGCGCGCGAGCGCGTGCCGGTGGATGCCTGGTGCGGCCGACAGACGCCGGAGGACCTGCGCCGCATCGTGTCGCAGGCTCGGGCGCGTGGCTTTCGGGGCATCAAGATGAAATCGAAGCTCGGTGACCCAACAATCGCGCAGGTGCGCGCCATCAAGGAAGCTGGCGGCGACGACTTCGGCGTGACGATTGACCCAATGTGGCAGTGGCTCAGCCCACACGATGCGCTGCACACGCTCAAGCAGTTGGAGGCCTTCTCCAATCTGCGCATCGAGGACCCGTTCCCATGGGAGCAGCCGGAGATGTGGCAGCGAGCGCGCCAGGCGACGGCGACGCCGCTGGTGTTGCATGCGCGCACGATGGAGGTGCTGAAGCACGGACTGCAACATGGCTATGCGGATAACTTCAACTGCAGCGGCTACGTGGCCGAGTTCATGACGATGGCGCACGCCGTCGAGGTCGCCGGCTATTGCTGCTGGCACGGCTCGTCGCTGGAGCTGGGCGTGGGACAAGCAGCAGTGCTGCATGCTGCGGCCGCTGCACGCGCTTGCACGATGCCGTCGGACTTGCAAAGTGCCTACATCCGCGAACACACGCTGGTCACGTGGGACTGGCCGTACGAGGATGGCACACTGCCGCTCCCAACCGGGCCCGGGCTGGGTGTCGAACTCGACCCTGACGCCGTGCGGCACTACCGCTGCGCGTTCACAGAATTCAAATCCCCATAAAACGCAGACACCGTTCCTTGCCGGAACGTCTAGGTTCCGCCGACGCTATTTCTCTGCCCGACACCGCAACCACTTGACACGGCGCGCGAACGCATCCAATCTGGTTGCACTATGCAGTACGGAGAACTTACTTGGCCGGCCCTGCGGGCGCAGGCGCAGGCCGGCAAAGTCGTCGTCTTCCCCACCGGCTCGCTGGAGCAGCACGGGCATCACCTGCCGTTGCTCACCGACAGCATGATCGGCGGCGAGATCGCCCGGCGGGCCGAGGCCGAGCTGGGCGACGAGGCGCTCTTTCTGCCCATGCTATGGGTTGGCGCGTCGCACCATCACCTGCCCTTCGCCGCCGTCAGCTTAAGCGCGCCGCTCTACACCGAAGTATTGAAGGAGATGCTGTCGTGCATCATCGCTGCCGGCTTCCGGCGCATCTTCATGCTCAACGCCCACGGCGGCAATGAAGTGCCGGCCATGATGGCCATCCAGCAACTGCAACTCCAGCATTACAAGGAGCACCCCGATCTGTTCATGGCGTTCTCGAGCTGGTTCGGCGGGATTGCCCGCGAACAGATCGCGCAGATCGAAGCGCTGCAGCAGAAGTTCGTGACTCATGCCTGCGAGCTGGAAACCAGCGCCATCCTGCGCATCCGGCCGACGCTGGTGCACATGGACTTGGCGCGCGGCGCGTACTACACCTATCCCTCGGAATTCTGGACGCCGGATGCATCTGACTCGAGCCGTGTGATGGTCGGCACGTCGTTCGACCAGATCACCCAGACCGGCGCGCTGGGGCATCCTGAGCTGGCGACGGCGGACAAGGGCGAGCAGATCCTGGCGACGGCGACGCGCGAGGTGGTGTGCTTCGTGCGCGAGTTCGCCACCTGGCAACCCGTCCGGCCCAATTGATGCCAGAAAACAGATCACAGAGTCCAGATGTCAGATGTCAGATGTCAGATGCCTGACACCTGACACCCACCATGACCAAGCGCGTCATCATCGCCGGCCTGTTGCATGAAACGCACACCTTTGTGCCGGCCAAAACCACCCTCGACCGATTTCATGTGCTGCAGGGCGACGAACTCTGGCAGGCCGACGGCGACGCCTCATGCCTGGCCGGCGGGCTGGCCGTGGCGAAGGCGCGCGGCTGGCGCGTCCTGCCGGCGATTCACATGTCGGCGCAACCGGCAGGGATGGTTGCCGATGAAGTGATCGAACGCTGGTGGGAAGCCTTCGCCGAGGTTGCGGCGCGCGAGACCGGCGCCGGTATAGACGGCATCTGGCTGGACATGCACGGCGCGATGGTTAGCGAGTCGCAACCCGATGTCGAGGGCGAGCTGCTGCGCCGCATCCGCTCGCTACCGGCCTGCGCCGATGCGCTCATCGGCGGCGTGCTCGACCTGCACGGCAACACCACCGCGCAGATGGCCGCGCACAGCAACGCCTTCGTCGCCTATCGCCACAATCCGCACACCGACGGCAAGGCGATGGCCGAATTCTCGGCGCGTTTGCTGGACGACCTGATGGATGCTGGCCGGCGCGCAGTGACCGTCTGGGAGCGCCCGCCGCTCATCTTGCCGCCCACGGCCACCGGCACGGCGTTCGAGCCGATGGCGCTGCTGGAAGCACGCGCGCGGGAGATCGAAGCGGCGCACCCCGACATCCGCGCGGTCAACGTCTTCGCCGGATTCGCCTATGCCGACATGCCCAACGCTGGCGTGAGCTTTACCGCGGTGACGGTCGGCGATCCGGAGGTCGCCCGGCGCGAACTGCGGACGCTGAGCGAGATTGCCATGGCGCACAAGCATCACGCCTTGCCGATCGGCCTCTCGCTCGACGAGGCGCTCGATCGAGTGCAGCAGCACGCCGAAGGCCCGGTGCTCATCGTCGAGCCGGCCGACAACATCGGCGGCGGCGCGCCCGGCGATTTGACGATCGTGCTGCAGGGGTTGCTGGAACGCGGCATACGAAACGCCGGCGTCGCCATCGCCGATCCCGAAGCCGTGCGCGAGGTGTGGCCGCTGCAGCCCGGCGAACGCAAGCGGGTGCGCGTCGGCAACAAGAGCGGCGTGGTCGGCGCACAGCCGATCGAGCTGGAAGTCGAGCTGATCTCCAAGAGCGACGGCAAATTCACGCTCGAAGACCCGCACAGCCACATGGCCGTAGGCGGCCTGCATCACGACATGGGGCCGACGGCCGTCGTGCGCGCGACCTCTCCACAGGGCGGCAGCGCGACCATTTTGTTGAACAGCATCAAG
The window above is part of the Candidatus Roseilinea sp. genome. Proteins encoded here:
- a CDS encoding creatininase — its product is MQYGELTWPALRAQAQAGKVVVFPTGSLEQHGHHLPLLTDSMIGGEIARRAEAELGDEALFLPMLWVGASHHHLPFAAVSLSAPLYTEVLKEMLSCIIAAGFRRIFMLNAHGGNEVPAMMAIQQLQLQHYKEHPDLFMAFSSWFGGIAREQIAQIEALQQKFVTHACELETSAILRIRPTLVHMDLARGAYYTYPSEFWTPDASDSSRVMVGTSFDQITQTGALGHPELATADKGEQILATATREVVCFVREFATWQPVRPN
- a CDS encoding microcystinase C, whose product is MTKRVIIAGLLHETHTFVPAKTTLDRFHVLQGDELWQADGDASCLAGGLAVAKARGWRVLPAIHMSAQPAGMVADEVIERWWEAFAEVAARETGAGIDGIWLDMHGAMVSESQPDVEGELLRRIRSLPACADALIGGVLDLHGNTTAQMAAHSNAFVAYRHNPHTDGKAMAEFSARLLDDLMDAGRRAVTVWERPPLILPPTATGTAFEPMALLEARAREIEAAHPDIRAVNVFAGFAYADMPNAGVSFTAVTVGDPEVARRELRTLSEIAMAHKHHALPIGLSLDEALDRVQQHAEGPVLIVEPADNIGGGAPGDLTIVLQGLLERGIRNAGVAIADPEAVREVWPLQPGERKRVRVGNKSGVVGAQPIELEVELISKSDGKFTLEDPHSHMAVGGLHHDMGPTAVVRATSPQGGSATILLNSIKTAPMDRAQWRSQGINPEDLFVINIKAAVAHRQAYDPIAKASYIVNTPGPCANDVRMLPFRRLKRPVYPLDEL